From Salvia splendens isolate huo1 chromosome 16, SspV2, whole genome shotgun sequence, a single genomic window includes:
- the LOC121772659 gene encoding probable inactive receptor kinase At1g27190: MNIHLLRIGSQLLSLSLLLASLSSAEDDFNCLRQVRSSFTDPDHRLSWNFSNTTAGAVCSFAGVKCWNDQENRVISLELADFNLAGNIPDSFRLCHNLQTLNLAGNSLSGSIPGQICTWLPYLTTLDLSRNNLTGEIPSDLSKCSYLNNLVLDDNNLYGVIPYQLSSLGRLQKFSVVNNELTGPVPSFNYRFELDYDGNKGLCGGPLGKCGGLSKRNLAIIIAAGVFGAAASLVLGFGLWWWYFVRSSKRSKKGYGVGRRDDDWAEVLRAHKLTQVTLFQKPLVKVKLVDLLAATNNFSRESVIVSSRTGTTYKAVLPDGSALAIKRLIECKIGERQFGMEMNRLGQLRHPNLVPLLGFCSVEDEKLLVYKHLSNGTLGSMLTGSASKLDWTTRFRIALGAARGLAWLHHGCHPPILHQNISSNVVMLDEDFDARIMDFGLARLLNSSEPHESSFVYGDLGEIGYVAPEYSTTMVASLKGDTYSFGVVLLELATGRKPLDDGTLEDAPKGSVVDWVKHLASSGRIKDAIDKQLCGKGHDEEIVRFLNIACNCVLSQPKNRSSMFQVYESLKGMAEEHGFSEHFDEFPLLFAKQEPTSPL, from the coding sequence atgAATATTCATCTCCTCCGAATCGGATCGCAGCTCCTCTCCCTCTCGCTGCTGCTTGCCTCTCTCTCCTCCGCCGAAGATGACTTCAACTGCCTACGCCAAGTCCGCAGCTCGTTCACTGACCCCGACCACAGACTGTCCTGGAATTTCTCCAACACCACCGCCGGCGCCGTCTGCAGCTTCGCCGGCGTCAAGTGCTGGAACGACCAGGAGAACAGGGTCATAAGTTTGGAGCTCGCGGATTTCAATCTCGCCGGAAATATTCCGGATTCCTTTCGCCTCTGCCACAACCTTCAAACCCTCAATCTCGCTGGTAATTCGCTCTCCGGCTCGATCCCTGGCCAAATCTGCACTTGGCTGCCTTATTTGACTACTCTCGATTTGTCGCGTAATAATTTGACCGGTGAGATACCGAGTGATCTCTCTAAATGCTCGTATTTGAACAATTTGGTGTTGGATGATAACAATCTCTACGGTGTTATTCCTTACCAATTGTCTAGTTTGGGGCGATTGCAGAAGTTCTCTGTTGTCAATAATGAATTAACTGGACCTGTGCCGTCGTTCAACTATAGATTTGAGCTTGATTATGACGGAAATAAGGGGCTCTGCGGCGGGCCGTTGGGGAAATGCGGCGGATTGAGCAAGAGGAATTTGGCGATTATCATTGCTGCAGGGGTTTTTGGGGCGGCAGCGTCGTTGGTGCTGGGATTTGGGCTGTGGTGGTGGTATTTTGTGAGATCGAGTAAGAGGAGTAAGAAAGGGTATGGTGTTGGTAGAAGGGATGATGATTGGGCTGAGGTTTTGAGGGCTCATAAGCTTACACAGGTTACTTTGTTTCAAAAGCCTCTTGTGAAGGTTAAGTTGGTGGATTTGTTGGCTGCAACTAACAATTTTAGCAGGGAGAGCGTTATAGTTTCAAGTAGGACTGGCACGACGTATAAGGCTGTATTGCCGGATGGTTCAGCTCTTGCGATCAAGCGGCTGATTGAGTGTAAGATTGGGGAGAGGCAGTTTGGGATGGAGATGAATAGGTTGGGGCAGTTGAGGCATCCGAATTTGGTGCCCCTTTTGGGGTTTTGCTCTGTGGAGGATGAGAAGCTCTTGGTGTACAAGCATTTGTCCAACGGGACTCTTGGATCGATGCTGACTGGCAGTGCGAGCAAGTTGGATTGGACAACAAGGTTTAGGATTGCCTTGGGTGCTGCAAGAGGGCTTGCCTGGCTTCACCATGGCTGCCACCCTCCTATCCTCCACCAGAACATCAGCTCGAATGTGGTTATGCTTGATGAGGATTTCGATGCTCGGATAATGGACTTTGGGCTGGCAAGACTCCTAAATTCGTCTGAGCCTCACGAGAGTAGCTTTGTGTATGGGGATTTAGGAGAGATTGGATATGTAGCTCCAGAGTATTCAACAACAATGGTTGCTTCCCTCAAAGGGGACACATACAGTTTCGGAGTTGTGCTTCTGGAATTAGCAACTGGAAGGAAGCCTCTTGATGATGGTACCCTTGAGGATGCGCCTAAGGGCAGTGTAGTCGACTGGGTGAAGCATCTTGCTAGTTCTGGCCGGATTAAAGACGCCATAGACAAGCAGCTATGTGGGAAGGGCCATGACGAGGAGATAGTGCGTTTCTTGAATATCGCTTGTAACTGTGTCCTTTCTCAGCCCAAGAACCGGTCGTCTATGTTCCAAGTTTACGAGTCGTTGAAGGGCATGGCGGAGGAACATGGTTTCTCTGAGCATTTCGATGAATTTCCTCTCTTGTTCGCAAAGCAAGAGCCGACTAGTCCCCTTTGA
- the LOC121772181 gene encoding putative rRNA methyltransferase YlbH: MAILPTSLHQTRSDFLQSNPYSFSMPSKPTRRFARHPFVITFSNKPRSEIVGNDKKREFLEKYGLNPDEFLPKQSRKTKRRGEQGNSEKKNNTPVQEPKPLRETHKLLQVLGGTARRKKLLSPKSMDVRPMMEVVKGAAFSILQAAGGSPQSLRPGRWLDLYSGTGSVGIEAISRGCSEAHFVEMDPWVISDVLQPNLESTGFLEASVIHTARVETFLENAQRYLGKEAEFDYISVTPPYMLVDYAVLMDQISNSSVVGENTFVVVEYPLRTDMLDSCASLVKIADRRFGRTHLAIYGPQWAQKKSKSET; this comes from the exons ATGGCGATTTTGCCAACCTCGTTGCACCAAACAAGAAGTGATTTTCTCCAAAGCAATCCCTATTCCTTCAGCATGCCTTCGAAGCCAACACGCCGCTTCGCCCGCCATCCGTTTGTTATTACCTTTTCTAACA AACCCAGGAGCGAAATTGTTGGTAATGACAAGAAAAGGGAGTTCCTTGAGAAGTACGGGCTTAATCCAGATGAGTTCTTACCTAAACAATCTCGAAAG ACGAAGAGGAGAGGGGAGCAAGGGAATTCAGAGAAGAAAAACAATACACCGGTGCAGGAGCCGAAGCCACTACGAGAGACTCACAAATTGCTTCAG GTACTCGGGGGAACAGCTCGGAGGAAAAAATTGCTCTCACCAAAGAGTATGGATGTGCGGCCTATGATGGAAGTTGTAAAGGGAGCAGCTTTTTCGATTTTACAG GCAGCGGGTGGCTCGCCTCAGTCTCTGAGGCCCGGGCGCTGGTTAGACTTGTACAGTGGCACGGGATCTGTTGGCATTGAAGCTATCAGCAGAGGATGCTCTGAG GCCCACTTTGTGGAGATGGATCCTTGGGTTATCTCAGATGTACTGCAGCCTAACTTAGAATCAACTGGATTTCTCGAGGCTTCAGTTATACATACTGCCCGTGTTGAAACATTCTTGGAAAATGCACAGCGATATCTAG GGAAAGAAGCGGAATTTGATTATATAAGTGTTACTCCTCCATACATGCTTGTTGATTACGCAGTTCTGATGGACCAGATTTCTAATTCCTCAGTTGTCGGGGAGAATACATTTGTT GTAGTTGAGTATCCATTGAGAACTGACATGCTAGATTCATGTGCGAGCTTAGTAAAG ATAGCTGATCGGCGGTTTGGCCGGACACATTTAGCAATATACGGACCACAGTGGGCACAAAAGAAGAGTAAATCAGAGACGTGA
- the LOC121772585 gene encoding uncharacterized protein LOC121772585 has product MGVCGSKPKGCVGMKGKLNLQKKRKKQRAGRVKKAHSANNRHRVEPSNQKDVSFTNPSFQGSSEAWFDPDGLIDSDAEDEFYSVQDDASQAGSLSNVVTPRVSNQVIDSQLTSDDVRNPEDESGGRGEAGGMHSCGFLSNALLPCLACDESLDGKKKVDESVEGKKKLQSVVGLSTKKKISFTQSFKWKEGHENAVLSLGKPVIQRPIAGSQIMCSPLEKKIAESWSRIEPNTFRVRGRNYIRDKKKEPAANYAAYIPFGVDVFLSSQKIDHVARFVELPSVDSHGEVPTLLVVNLQIPLYPATLFQNEYDGAGMNFVIYCKLSDKYAEDLPLHFRENLKKIIANETERIKGFALDTKAPYRERLKILGRVMNVDDLQLNSAERKLMHAYNEKPVLSRPQHEFYLGENYLEIDLDIHRFSYIARRGFETFQDRLKHCVFDFGLTIQGNKPEDLPECMLCCLRLKEIDYANYCQLSL; this is encoded by the exons ATGGGCGTGTGTGGGTCGAAGCCGAAGGGATGTGTGGGGATGAAGGGGAAGTTGAATTTGCAGAAGAAGCGGAAGAAGCAGAGAGCGGGAAGAGTTAAGAAGGCGCATTCTGCGAATAATCGGCATCGCGTCGAGCCCTCAAATCAGAAGGATGTTTCTTTCACCAATCCCTCTTTTCAAG GAAGTAGCGAGGCATGGTTCGATCCTGATGGATTGATTGATTCGGATGCAGAAGATGAATTTTATAGCGTTCAAGACG ATGCATCCCAAGCTGGATCGCTGTCTAATGTGGTTACTCCGAGGGTTTCCAACCAAGTGATCGATTCGCAGCTTACCTCCGATGATGTGAGGAATCCGGAGGATGAGAGTGGTGGGAGGGGTGAGGCCGGGGGGATGCATAGCTGTGGGTTCCTATCGAATGCCTTACTCCCTTGTCTCGCTTGTGATGAGTCCTTGGACGGGAAGAAGAAGGTAGACGAGTCTGTGGAAGGGAAGAAGAAACTGCAGAGTGTGGTAGGCTTGAGCACGAAGAAGAAGATTTCTTTCACCCAATCTTTTAAATGGAAAGAAGGGCATGAAAATGCGGTTTTAT CGTTGGGAAAGCCCGTTATACAAAGACCAATAGCCGGCTCACAGATTATGTGTTCGCCATTAGAGAAGAAAATAGCAGAGTCTTGGTCAAGGATTGAGCCAAATACCTTTAGAGTCCGTGGACGAAACTACATCAG GGACAAAAAGAAAGAACCTGCTGCAAATTATGCTGCATATATTCCTTTTGGAGTGGATGTCTTTTTATCTTCTCAGAAAATTGATCATGTTGCTCGATTTGTAGAACTCCCTTCTGTTGACTCGCACGGAGAAGTCCCCACTCTTCTTGTTGTTAACCTTCAG ATTCCACTTTACCCTGCAACGCTTTTCCAAAATGAATATGATGGGGCAGGGATGAATTTTGTTATCTATTGCAAACTTTCAGACAAGTACGCAGAAGATCTCCCACTTCATTTCCGAGAAAATCTCAAG AAAATAATCGCCAATGAGACTGAGAGGATTAAGGGTTTTGCATTAGACACGAAAGCGCCATACAGGGAAAGATTAAAGATTTTGGGCCGAGTTATGAATGTTGATGACCTTCAGTTAAACTCAGCGGAGAGGAAACTTATGCATGCTTACAACGAGAAGCCAGTCCTTTCGCGTCCTCAACACGAGTTTTACTTG GGAGAAAACTACTTAGAGATCGATTTGGATATCCACAGATTCAGCTACATTGCTCGGAGAGGATTTGAAACGTTTCAGGACAGACTCAAGCACTGTGTATTCGACTTTGGTCTGACAATCCAG GGAAACAAACCAGAGGATCTACCGGAGTGCATGTTGTGCTGTCTACGGTTAAAGGAAATTGACTACGCAAACTACTGCCAACTTAGCTTATGA
- the LOC121771326 gene encoding transcription factor MYB35-like: MGRPPCCDKANVKRGPWTPEEDAKILAYVTSHGIGNWTLVPQKAGLNRCGKCCRLRWTNYLRPDLKHDGFTPEEEECILEMHKNIGSR; the protein is encoded by the exons ATGGGGAGGCCTCCTTGCTGCGACAAGGCCAACGTCAAACGAGGGCCGTGGACGCCTGAGGAAGACGCCAAGATCCTCGCCTATGTCACCAGCCACGGCATTGGCAACTGGACCTTAGTCCCTCAGAAAGCAG GCCTAAACAGATGCGGCAAGTGCTGCAGACTTAGATGGACTAACTATCTACGCCCCGACCTCAAACACGACGGCTTCACACCCGAAGAAGAAGAGTGCATTCTTGAAATGCACAAGAACATTGGCAGCAGGTAG
- the LOC121772184 gene encoding probable prolyl 4-hydroxylase 7 produces the protein MDPRLFLVISLCFLVQFSHGKDSLLKMTTGRSTAPFDPTRVTQISWSPRAFLYRGFLTDEECDHFITLAKDKLEKSMVADNDSGKSIESEVRTSSGMFLQKGQDAIIAGVEEKIAAWTFLPVENGEAMQILHYEHGQKYEPHFDFFHDKANLELGGHRVATVLMYLSDVAKGGETVFPHSEFKDKQQKGEDLSDCAKQGYSVKPRKGDALLFFSLHPDATTDNTSLHGSCPVIEGEKWSATKWIHVRSFETPAARSTSECVDEDPNCASWALRGECEKNPLYMVGSKDDPGYCRKSCKACSS, from the exons ATGGACCCAAGATTATTTCTAGTAATTTCCCTCTGTTTCCTTGTTCAATTCTCTCATGG AAAAGACTCATTGTTGAAAATGACAACCGGTCGTTCTACGGCGCCTTTTGATCCGACCCGTGTCACCCAAATCTCGTGGAGTCCAAG GGCTTTTCTGTATAGAGGGTTTTTGACTGATGAGGAGTGTGACCATTTCATTACTCTG GCTAAAGATAAGCTGGAGAAATCTATGGTAGCTGACAATGATTCTGGCAAGAGTATAGAGAGCGAAGTCCGGACAAGTTCTGGCATGTTCTTGCAAAAGGGTCAG GATGCAATAATAGCCGGTGTTGAGGAGAAAATTGCTGCATGGACTTTCCTCCCTGTAG AAAATGGGGAGGCTATGCAGATTTTGCATTATGAGCATGGCCAAAAGTACGAGCCACATTTTGACTTTTTCCACGACAAGGCTAATCTAGAATTGGGTGGTCACCGGGTCGCTACTGTGCTCATGTATTTATCGGATGTGGCGAAGGGCGGCGAAACAGTTTTTCCTCACTCTGAA TTTAAAGATAAACAACAAAAGGGTGAAGACTTGTCTGATTGCGCCAAACAAGGCTACTCAG TGAAACCCAGGAAAGGCGACGCACTGTTATTCTTCAGTCTCCACCCAGACGCCACCACTGACAACACGAGCCTGCATGGGAGCTGCCCTGTCATTGAGGGCGAGAAATGGTCCGCAACCAAGTGGATCCACGTCCGATCCTTTGAAACTCCAGCGGCCAGGTCAACGAGTGAGTGCGTTGATGAGGATCCCAACTGCGCATCATGGGCTCTCAGAGGGGAGTGCGAGAAGAACCCGCTGTACATGGTTGGAAGCAAGGACGACCCTGGTTATTGCCGGAAGAGCTGCAAGGCTTGCTCCTCTTAG
- the LOC121772183 gene encoding uncharacterized protein LOC121772183 — MNNTIWLPNSSGSVANGEICYETSTRLDQKRPHQWFMDSFEQELSARKKQTVEPFKGTSGPVAMESSLWHDGSHFQSESLTQNLFNPKPVQSSNVADKNNPSNDASFNMERKEPGNQFGNESSVYLTMSHAGNDSLRMNSGPRKVKVNEVRIPENCWPELGRSTFIPGEKNDVMTSAFQRTNNNMFTGPTYNTAAGTISVDPAYSKLDKSFVSLGNSSSKIDGNFRLSSQYYNGIDNNVLSIGQALNRGNYNVNALGEHYGKENGNFSSVCPPCNRGQGNPFALDPFYSKLNETFMSAGPNKGDTHITFQGQQDAAVSSLGALYHKENSSILSMSEHSRKGDETTIVYGGFQNIVEEMERSGRLITSYGGLLNQSSAHSSEGLGQKDTTDQLSENDISPSSPRPDDAAKNEVVKTKKGSSNNFPTNVKSLLSTGILDGVPVKYVSWSREKNLRGVVKGTGYMCSCKDCKLSKIINAYEFERHAGCKTKHPNNHIYFENGKTIYAAVQELKSTPQEMLFDVMLNITGSAVNQKNFDIWKASYQAATKELKRIYGKDDLAAPS, encoded by the exons AACAACACCATTTGGTTGCCAAATAGCTCTGGTTCTGTGGCTAATGGGGAGATTTGTTATGAAACTTCAACAAGACTTGATCAGAAACGTCCCCATCAGTGGTTTATGGATTCTTTTGAGCAGGAGTTAAGTGCTAGAAAGAAGCAAACAGTAGAGCCTTTTAAAGGAACTTCAGGTCCTGTAGCTATGGAAAGTTCTTTGTGGCATGATGGTTCCCACTTTCAATCTGAAAGTCTAACCCAGAACCTGTTCAACCCCAAGCCCGTGCAGAGTTCTAATGTGGCTGATAAGAATAACCCATCCAATGATGCTTCCTTTAATATGGAAAGGAAGGAACCAGGGAACCAATTTGGAAATGAATCATCGGTTTATTTAACCATGTCTCATGCAGGCAATGACTCTTTGCGTATGAACTCCGGACCTAGGAAAGTAAAAGTCAATGAGGTACGGATACCAGAGAATTGCTGGCCTGAGTTAGGGCGAAGTACCTTTATCCCTGGAGAGAAGAATGATGTTATGACTAGCGCATTTCAAAGGACTAACAATAATATGTTTACTGGACCTACTTATAATACTGCAGCGGGGACTATTTCAGTGGATCCAGCTTACAGTAAGCTAGACAAAAGCTTTGTTTCACTTGGAAACTCCTCCAGCAAGATAGATGGAAATTTTAGGCTCTCCAGTCAGTACTATAACGGGATAGATAACAATGTACTGTCTATTGGCCAGGCCTTAAACAGAGGGAATTACAACGTTAATGCCCTAGGAGAGCACTATGGAAAGGAAAACGGAAATTTTTCATCAGTTTGTCCTCCATGCAATAGGGGCCAGGGGAATCCATTTGCACTGGACCCTTTCTACAGCAAACTAAATGAGACTTTCATGTCTGCAGGTCCTAATAAGGGGGATACACATATAACTTTTCAAGGTCAGCAGGATGCTGCTGTTTCTTCGTTGGGAGCTCTCTACCATAAAGAAAATTCGAGCATCCTATCAATGTCTGAGCACTCTAGGAAGGGTGATGAAACTACCATAGTATATGGAGGCTTTCAGAATATTGTTGAGGAGATGGAACGCTCTGGCAGGCTCATAACTAGCTATGGTGGTTTGCTAAATCAATCCTCTGCTCACTCTTCCGAAGGATTGGGGCAAAAAGATACTACAGATCAGCTAAGTGAAAATGATATCTCGCCATCTTCTCCCAGGCCAGATGATGCTGCCAAGAATGAGGTTGTGAAGACAAAAAAGGGATCGTCAAATAACTTTCCTACAAATGTTAAAAGCTTGTTGTCCACTGGCATCCTTGACGGGGTTCCAGTGAAATATGTTTCATGGTCGCGAGAG AAAAATCTCAGAGGAGTGGTGAAAGGGACTGGTTACATGTGTAGCTGCAAGGATTGCAAGCTTTCAAAG ATTATCAATGCTTATGAGTTTGAGCGTCATGCTGGTTGCAAAACCAAACACCCTAACAACCATATTTACTTTGAGAACGGGAAGACAATTTATGCAGCTGTCCAAGAACTGAAGAGCACGCCTCAGGAAATGCTCTTTGACGTGATGCTTAACATAACAGGATCCGCAGTCAATCAGAAAAACTTCGATATTTGGAAAG CATCATATCAAGCTGCAACCAAAGAGCTTAAACGTATTTACGGAAAGGATGACTTGGCCGCGCCATCCTGA